In Leptospira harrisiae, a genomic segment contains:
- a CDS encoding TetR/AcrR family transcriptional regulator, translating to MAETKHFNDSFERISEEKRNRILSTAISEFANRGFTSANTNTIAQKAGISVGSLYKYFETKEDFFLTVVDHGITQLEKTLESVLSLDLDLFGKIEKIIRIIQTHSRINQDIIRLYNEMTTESNYELITRLSGELESLSAKCYIEMINLAKKEGTISSDIDSNLSAFLLDNIFMTLQFSYSTVYYKERMKIYLGEDVFDKDEDVVAGVMRVIRRALGG from the coding sequence ATGGCAGAGACAAAGCATTTTAATGATAGTTTTGAACGGATTTCCGAAGAAAAACGGAATCGAATTTTATCCACAGCCATTTCTGAATTTGCCAACCGCGGGTTTACCAGCGCCAATACGAATACCATCGCTCAAAAAGCGGGGATCAGTGTCGGTTCCCTCTATAAATACTTCGAAACCAAAGAGGATTTTTTCCTCACGGTGGTGGATCATGGAATCACCCAATTAGAAAAAACCTTAGAATCTGTTCTTTCCTTGGATCTGGATTTGTTTGGCAAAATAGAAAAGATCATTCGTATCATCCAAACCCACTCGCGGATCAACCAAGACATCATCCGTCTCTACAATGAAATGACAACGGAAAGTAATTATGAACTCATCACACGTCTTTCTGGTGAGCTTGAATCTTTATCTGCAAAATGTTATATCGAAATGATCAATCTTGCCAAAAAGGAAGGAACCATCTCCTCCGATATAGACAGTAACCTGTCTGCTTTTTTACTGGATAATATTTTTATGACCTTACAGTTTTCTTATTCCACCGTATATTATAAAGAACGCATGAAGATCTATTTAGGGGAAGATGTCTTTGATAAGGATGAAGATGTTGTGGCGGGGGTCATGCGAGTGATCCGTAGGGCACTCGGTGGGTAG
- a CDS encoding MFS transporter: protein MSQNTPKLYSYRWVVLFAYIVITATICLQWLTFAPIARDAKEFYQVSPLQIDLLSLVFLGVFVFIAIPASYVIDTYGIKKGVGFGAILTGVCGLLKGIYAADYSIVLICQIGLAIAQPFLLNAVTKISVLWFPIQERATAVALGTLAQFLGIILVMILTPILLQSGNSIPQVMMIYGFVSVGSAILFLLLIREKPPTSPSTHGEDRELPFLEGLRFLWKQKDMRKILFLFLIGLGVFNAVSTCIDQICEIKGLNIDESGLVGGVMLISGIIGGIIIPPLSDKLQKRKLFLIIAMAGFLVGLCLFTLFQGFIFLLTGSVIIGFFLLGIGAPIGFQYCAEITSPAPESTSQGLLLLVGQVSGILFILGLNFFGMISFLYILLILSLINFVMVFWLKESPFMES, encoded by the coding sequence ATGAGCCAAAACACTCCAAAATTATATTCCTACCGCTGGGTCGTGTTATTTGCCTATATCGTCATCACTGCCACCATTTGTTTGCAATGGTTGACCTTTGCTCCCATTGCCCGTGATGCTAAAGAGTTTTATCAGGTAAGCCCTTTACAAATCGATTTACTCTCACTCGTATTTCTCGGCGTTTTTGTTTTCATTGCGATCCCCGCTTCTTATGTAATTGATACTTACGGAATCAAAAAAGGCGTTGGGTTTGGAGCCATACTAACAGGAGTTTGCGGGTTACTCAAAGGAATTTATGCTGCCGACTATTCCATAGTTTTAATCTGCCAAATCGGTTTGGCCATAGCCCAACCTTTTTTACTAAACGCAGTCACAAAGATTAGTGTACTGTGGTTTCCCATCCAAGAAAGAGCCACAGCCGTTGCCCTTGGAACTCTCGCCCAATTTCTAGGAATCATTCTTGTGATGATCCTCACACCCATCTTACTCCAATCAGGAAATTCCATTCCGCAAGTGATGATGATTTACGGTTTTGTTTCTGTGGGTTCAGCGATTCTTTTTCTTTTACTCATAAGAGAAAAACCACCAACATCTCCGAGCACTCACGGGGAAGACCGCGAACTTCCCTTTCTGGAAGGGCTTCGTTTTTTATGGAAACAAAAAGATATGCGAAAAATCCTATTTTTGTTTCTCATTGGCCTTGGGGTCTTCAATGCCGTAAGCACTTGTATCGATCAAATTTGTGAAATCAAAGGACTGAATATCGACGAATCAGGACTTGTTGGTGGAGTGATGCTGATTTCTGGAATCATCGGAGGGATCATCATACCGCCGTTATCCGACAAATTACAAAAAAGAAAATTATTTCTCATCATTGCAATGGCAGGATTTCTCGTAGGACTTTGTTTATTCACCTTATTCCAAGGATTTATTTTCCTACTCACAGGTTCCGTGATCATTGGATTTTTTCTCCTCGGTATTGGAGCACCCATCGGATTTCAATACTGTGCGGAGATCACTTCCCCCGCACCGGAATCCACTTCACAAGGATTGTTACTCCTTGTGGGACAAGTGTCAGGAATTTTATTTATCTTAGGACTGAACTTTTTTGGAATGATATCGTTTCTCTATATCTTACTCATTTTATCACTGATTAATTTTGTGATGGTGTTTTGGTTAAAAGAATCACCGTTTATGGAAAGTTAA
- a CDS encoding xylulokinase, translated as MESGYILTYDIGTTGVKTCLFRMSEALELVHSASKEYSIQLLDNGGAEQNPEDWWFSMKETTTQILTQSKIQPESIQGISFCSQMQGLVLTDANFQVVRPAMSYMDQRATKEIEKGIVHGFKIEGINAVKLLLSLWITGAVAASVKDPIWKYKWVEKNEPEVFSKVKWWFDVKEYLIARSTNEAVMTRDSAFATFLYNSRVGKGNWSPLLCKLFGVRLDHLPKIVNSSDRVGGLTKEAAAYLGLKENISVFGGGGDASLIGVGAGAVSEGDTHIYAGTSGWIGTVTKKRTVDIEARIASIVGAREGYYNYFGEQETSGKCLQWVRDHLALDEIDLYLEKKKITDGPDAVYESLFEFMFDSIKDTEPGSQGVIFTPWLHGNRCPFEDPKARGIFFNISLHTGKRTLIRAVVEGILFHKRWILELSDKKIPTSDTIRFVGGVARSAFICQLLADITGKTIERVVHPENVGAMGAAAIVAFGIGKIQKFEDIKSMIPIQDRWTPNPKHKEVYDKNFKVFKKLYQNNKNNFAILNT; from the coding sequence ATGGAATCTGGGTATATACTGACTTACGATATCGGCACAACGGGGGTCAAAACCTGTCTCTTCCGGATGTCAGAGGCTTTGGAGCTTGTGCATTCAGCATCAAAGGAATATTCGATCCAACTTCTTGACAATGGGGGAGCCGAACAAAATCCGGAAGATTGGTGGTTTTCCATGAAAGAAACCACAACACAAATTCTAACCCAATCCAAAATCCAACCAGAGTCCATCCAAGGAATTTCATTTTGTTCGCAAATGCAAGGTTTGGTGCTCACCGATGCAAACTTTCAAGTAGTACGCCCTGCGATGAGTTATATGGACCAAAGGGCCACCAAAGAAATAGAAAAAGGAATTGTTCACGGTTTTAAAATTGAAGGCATCAATGCCGTAAAACTTTTGTTATCGCTTTGGATTACGGGGGCAGTTGCTGCCAGTGTCAAAGATCCGATTTGGAAATACAAATGGGTCGAAAAAAACGAACCAGAAGTATTTTCAAAAGTAAAGTGGTGGTTTGATGTAAAAGAATATTTAATCGCTCGCTCAACTAACGAAGCAGTGATGACAAGAGATTCTGCTTTTGCTACTTTTTTATATAACTCAAGGGTAGGGAAAGGAAATTGGAGTCCTCTTTTGTGTAAGTTATTCGGTGTTCGTTTGGATCATTTACCAAAGATTGTGAATTCTTCTGACAGAGTGGGTGGACTCACAAAAGAAGCTGCTGCGTATTTGGGTTTAAAAGAAAACATATCCGTGTTTGGTGGTGGTGGAGATGCCTCGCTCATTGGTGTGGGAGCCGGTGCTGTAAGTGAAGGTGACACACATATCTATGCAGGAACTTCAGGTTGGATCGGAACCGTTACCAAAAAAAGAACTGTGGATATAGAAGCAAGGATTGCTTCCATTGTTGGAGCGAGAGAAGGTTATTATAATTATTTTGGGGAACAAGAAACATCAGGGAAATGTTTGCAATGGGTGAGAGACCACTTGGCCCTAGATGAAATCGATTTGTACTTAGAAAAAAAGAAAATCACTGATGGTCCTGATGCCGTGTATGAAAGTTTATTCGAGTTTATGTTTGATTCGATTAAAGATACGGAACCTGGTTCGCAGGGAGTGATATTTACACCTTGGCTTCATGGAAACCGTTGTCCTTTTGAAGACCCAAAAGCTAGAGGGATATTTTTTAACATCAGCTTACATACAGGAAAAAGAACTCTTATCCGTGCGGTAGTGGAAGGAATCCTTTTTCATAAACGTTGGATTTTAGAACTTTCTGATAAAAAGATTCCTACATCAGATACCATTCGATTTGTCGGAGGAGTGGCAAGGTCTGCCTTTATCTGTCAGTTGTTAGCTGACATCACGGGAAAAACCATTGAAAGAGTGGTTCATCCCGAAAACGTTGGCGCGATGGGAGCAGCTGCCATTGTAGCTTTTGGAATTGGAAAAATTCAAAAATTTGAAGATATCAAATCAATGATTCCCATCCAAGACAGATGGACTCCTAATCCGAAACATAAAGAAGTTTATGATAAAAACTTTAAAGTCTTTAAGAAACTTTATCAAAATAATAAAAACAATTTTGCAATTTTAAATACATAG
- a CDS encoding aminoglycoside phosphotransferase family protein: protein MDNQNKEYSETSLGKPFAIGRSADLFALPENQILKLFFPEAKESEIDLEITNTIEANKQGATKMRCYGKAKVENRFGIVFDRLNGISLTKLPDKNPLELFRIAGKLAKLHYGIHQLKSDKFKDIKEILNHCLESAPLSFLSATEKEIAKSYIATLPNGNSILHLDFHPENVIVEGKDEIIIDWMTAAKGSPAADVAFTFLLFTDGELWPGTPKLKIIFYTIIRKFILGGYLKAYKKLSGMTDAEISAWRLPALILRMGLWDIASEKEGLRAQTIRLLANGGKV, encoded by the coding sequence ATGGACAATCAAAACAAAGAATACAGTGAAACAAGTTTGGGGAAACCTTTTGCAATCGGAAGGTCAGCAGATCTATTTGCATTGCCAGAAAATCAAATTCTAAAACTTTTTTTTCCTGAGGCAAAGGAATCGGAAATCGATTTAGAAATAACAAACACCATCGAAGCCAATAAGCAAGGTGCAACGAAGATGCGTTGTTATGGAAAAGCTAAAGTGGAGAATAGGTTTGGAATCGTATTTGACAGGTTGAATGGAATTTCACTTACAAAACTTCCAGACAAAAATCCATTAGAACTCTTTCGGATCGCAGGAAAACTTGCGAAGTTACATTACGGAATTCATCAGTTAAAATCAGATAAATTTAAAGACATAAAAGAAATCTTAAACCATTGTTTGGAATCTGCACCACTTTCTTTTTTGAGTGCGACTGAAAAAGAAATTGCCAAATCGTATATCGCAACTCTTCCCAATGGAAATTCCATTTTGCATTTGGATTTCCATCCAGAAAATGTAATCGTAGAAGGAAAAGATGAAATCATCATTGATTGGATGACTGCGGCCAAAGGTAGTCCTGCCGCTGATGTTGCCTTCACCTTTCTTTTGTTTACCGATGGGGAACTTTGGCCAGGAACACCAAAGTTAAAAATAATTTTTTATACAATCATCCGAAAGTTCATTCTCGGTGGGTATTTGAAAGCTTATAAAAAATTAAGTGGGATGACGGATGCAGAAATTTCTGCTTGGAGACTTCCTGCACTCATCCTACGGATGGGACTTTGGGATATCGCAAGTGAAAAAGAAGGACTAAGGGCACAAACCATTCGTTTGCTAGCTAATGGTGGAAAAGTATGA
- a CDS encoding glycerol-3-phosphate dehydrogenase/oxidase, translating to MNLKLDRFIETYKGEEFDVTIIGGGITGATLAYEVASRGYTVALVEKKDFGGATSAATGKLIHGGLRYLKQFEIGLVREALKERRILSNIAPNLVYPYPMVLPKPGLIARIGLFVYDLLSFDSKWTWDESKQIPNHKYLKRKELNQKNLGDFEDAAYFYDAICLSPERLTLSFLKSAVSYGAQIANYTVVENLIWEDKAVVGILVHDVLTNQKHQIRSKVTINASGPWTHNILSKSPKTEQPMPKKRSEGIYIITKKLTNLMTLYVGDKGHFSFAPWRGHSMIGPTEKSYFGNVEDWKLTKESITEFIDYINETSHLKEKLTVDDVIFAYGGLRPLVESSDDTYSASRRSELYDHARDGIQGLITAAGGKYTTSRHFAESIFKRIQKKLDKKSGEAISAKQHLYASQIPNVEIFIQGAKKQNSDFSENTIDYLIRHYGLQYEIILELARKSKNLAAVLNADGEILAEVVYVIRYEMAKSLTDVFLRRTGLGTLGILSDEIMKVIIDTAASEWKWSEDTKKKETEIIYKTLKLPV from the coding sequence ATGAACCTAAAGTTAGATCGTTTTATTGAAACTTATAAGGGTGAAGAGTTTGATGTCACGATCATCGGTGGTGGAATCACCGGGGCAACTTTGGCTTACGAAGTGGCTAGTCGTGGTTATACGGTGGCTTTGGTTGAAAAAAAAGATTTCGGTGGAGCCACTTCAGCGGCAACGGGAAAGTTGATTCACGGTGGACTACGTTATCTCAAACAATTTGAAATTGGTTTAGTTCGAGAGGCCTTAAAAGAACGAAGGATTCTTTCCAACATCGCACCTAATTTAGTTTATCCTTATCCTATGGTACTTCCAAAACCGGGACTCATCGCAAGGATTGGACTTTTTGTTTATGATCTGCTTTCTTTTGATAGTAAGTGGACTTGGGACGAATCCAAACAAATTCCCAATCATAAGTATCTCAAACGAAAAGAACTCAACCAAAAAAACTTAGGTGATTTTGAAGATGCCGCTTATTTTTATGATGCGATTTGTTTGAGTCCTGAAAGGTTAACCCTTAGTTTTTTAAAATCAGCTGTTTCTTATGGTGCACAAATTGCCAACTACACAGTGGTTGAAAATTTGATTTGGGAAGACAAAGCCGTTGTTGGGATTTTAGTCCATGATGTTTTGACAAATCAAAAACACCAAATTCGTTCTAAGGTAACGATCAATGCGTCAGGGCCTTGGACACATAACATTCTTTCTAAATCTCCTAAAACAGAACAACCCATGCCGAAAAAACGTTCGGAAGGCATCTATATCATTACCAAAAAATTAACAAACCTAATGACTTTGTATGTGGGTGATAAAGGCCATTTCAGTTTCGCTCCTTGGCGCGGACATTCGATGATTGGACCCACTGAAAAATCTTATTTTGGAAATGTGGAAGATTGGAAACTCACCAAAGAAAGTATCACCGAGTTTATTGATTATATCAATGAAACTTCTCATCTGAAAGAAAAGTTAACAGTGGATGATGTTATTTTTGCTTACGGGGGTTTACGTCCTTTGGTGGAAAGTTCCGATGATACCTATTCTGCATCAAGAAGGTCAGAACTCTATGATCATGCTCGAGATGGAATTCAAGGATTGATTACCGCTGCCGGTGGAAAGTACACAACAAGCAGACATTTTGCAGAATCAATTTTCAAACGAATCCAAAAGAAATTGGATAAAAAATCGGGTGAAGCTATTTCCGCAAAACAACACTTATATGCTTCGCAAATTCCGAATGTGGAAATTTTCATCCAAGGGGCAAAAAAACAAAACTCTGACTTCTCGGAAAATACTATTGATTATTTGATCCGTCACTACGGTTTACAATATGAAATCATTTTGGAACTTGCTAGAAAATCCAAAAATCTGGCAGCAGTTCTGAATGCCGATGGTGAAATTTTAGCGGAAGTAGTGTATGTGATTCGTTATGAAATGGCAAAATCTCTTACGGATGTTTTCTTAAGAAGAACAGGTCTTGGAACGCTTGGAATTCTTTCGGATGAAATTATGAAGGTAATCATTGATACGGCTGCCTCGGAATGGAAATGGTCGGAAGACACAAAAAAGAAAGAAACAGAGATCATTTACAAAACTTTAAAATTACCAGTATGA
- a CDS encoding MBL fold metallo-hydrolase, with protein MGKVITIDTEYAKMPQVASAYLLEEEGHGVVIETNTTHAIPKILMTMESEGIKRENLDYVIVTHVHLDHAGGAWALLEACPNAILLAHPKTAKHLIDPSLLIKSATSVYGKENFDSLYGEIKPVPKDRVRVMEDGEWFSWKDHSFQFIYTKGHANHHFCIYDKKTNGIFTGDSFGISYPHLENGKRFIFPTTTPTDFDSVEAIRSLDRILETGAEVAYLTHFGEIGNLKENATDLKEGLILCQEAITNLETIPKENRLPFMESKVEAMIQTLADKHSITLTESDWKLLQLDVNLNAQGLVYAFEKKQPKV; from the coding sequence ATGGGCAAAGTGATCACCATTGATACCGAGTATGCAAAGATGCCACAAGTGGCATCGGCTTATCTTTTAGAAGAAGAGGGCCATGGCGTTGTTATAGAAACCAATACAACCCATGCCATTCCAAAGATTCTTATGACTATGGAATCGGAGGGAATCAAAAGAGAAAACCTCGACTATGTCATTGTGACTCATGTGCACTTAGACCATGCCGGTGGTGCCTGGGCACTTCTCGAAGCCTGTCCTAATGCCATTCTACTGGCTCATCCAAAAACCGCCAAACACTTGATAGACCCTAGTTTACTTATCAAAAGTGCCACATCCGTTTATGGGAAAGAAAACTTTGATTCGTTGTATGGAGAAATCAAACCAGTCCCTAAAGATAGAGTTCGTGTGATGGAAGATGGGGAATGGTTCTCTTGGAAAGACCATTCCTTTCAGTTTATCTATACTAAAGGACATGCCAACCACCACTTCTGTATTTATGATAAAAAAACAAATGGAATTTTTACCGGTGATTCCTTTGGAATTTCCTATCCCCATTTAGAAAATGGAAAACGATTTATTTTCCCGACTACCACGCCCACTGACTTTGATTCGGTGGAAGCCATCCGATCACTCGACCGAATTTTAGAAACAGGAGCTGAGGTTGCTTACCTCACTCATTTTGGTGAGATCGGAAATTTAAAAGAAAATGCGACTGACTTAAAAGAAGGTCTCATCCTTTGTCAGGAAGCCATTACAAACTTGGAAACCATCCCCAAAGAAAATCGTTTGCCTTTTATGGAATCAAAGGTAGAAGCCATGATCCAAACGCTTGCAGACAAACATTCCATAACACTTACCGAATCAGATTGGAAGTTACTGCAACTAGATGTGAATTTGAATGCGCAAGGGTTAGTCTATGCGTTTGAAAAGAAACAACCAAAAGTATAA
- the fliE gene encoding flagellar hook-basal body complex protein FliE, with amino-acid sequence MSIDRISNISSQTYKPYSLLPQGDKVGIFRSDERHYGKTNEAKSPDEVAGTFGDALKKAFEQVNDQQTEADELTQKIVFDPNSVELHDVMIAAEKARISLTFAKTMSDGFVRAYRELTTLR; translated from the coding sequence ATGTCCATTGACCGCATTTCCAATATCAGTTCCCAAACTTACAAACCCTATTCCCTTCTCCCACAAGGAGACAAGGTTGGGATCTTTCGTTCTGATGAACGCCACTATGGAAAAACAAATGAAGCCAAATCTCCGGATGAAGTCGCTGGAACTTTTGGGGATGCTTTGAAAAAGGCTTTTGAACAAGTCAATGACCAACAAACAGAAGCAGATGAACTCACACAGAAAATTGTTTTTGATCCAAACTCAGTGGAACTTCATGACGTGATGATTGCGGCAGAGAAGGCTCGAATCTCTTTGACATTTGCAAAAACGATGTCCGATGGATTTGTTAGAGCTTATAGAGAACTCACAACTCTTAGATAA
- the flgC gene encoding flagellar basal body rod protein FlgC codes for MGMFDSINISATGLSAQRLRMDVISNNIANSTTTRNTNGDGPFRRDRVILTPINLRTNWKSPVYPFGVAPGEGKGVKVMKIEKDMSPLRLTYDPTHPDAIQTGPKKGYVELPNINIVTEMTDMISASRSYEANVQLINGSKAMMNKAMEIGRA; via the coding sequence ATGGGAATGTTTGATTCGATTAATATATCTGCCACTGGCCTTTCTGCCCAAAGACTCCGAATGGATGTCATTTCGAATAACATTGCAAACTCGACTACAACGAGAAATACCAATGGAGACGGTCCCTTTAGACGTGACCGCGTCATCCTAACACCGATTAACCTAAGAACCAATTGGAAAAGCCCTGTGTATCCTTTTGGGGTGGCTCCCGGTGAAGGCAAAGGGGTTAAGGTGATGAAAATCGAAAAGGACATGAGCCCTTTACGACTCACTTATGACCCAACCCATCCAGATGCCATCCAAACTGGCCCGAAAAAAGGCTACGTCGAACTTCCAAACATCAATATCGTTACGGAGATGACAGATATGATTTCCGCTTCTCGCTCTTATGAGGCCAATGTCCAACTCATCAATGGGTCCAAAGCCATGATGAATAAGGCAATGGAAATCGGTCGGGCGTAA
- the flgB gene encoding flagellar basal body rod protein FlgB, whose amino-acid sequence MFEATHFMKTQDLLERGLGAASQRRKVITDNIANADVPNFKRSEVVFESMLKRAIESEKIEKDKAVPTKITNDRHIEFFKPLDYRDAKPKTNLDYLTTMRPDGNNVDIEKEVVDANQNQMSYSLMIDRLNQNNRLLNIVMRTN is encoded by the coding sequence ATGTTTGAAGCAACACATTTCATGAAAACTCAAGACCTTTTGGAACGTGGACTCGGCGCCGCAAGCCAGAGGCGTAAAGTGATTACTGATAATATCGCCAATGCGGACGTTCCTAATTTTAAACGTTCGGAAGTGGTCTTTGAATCGATGCTGAAACGTGCCATCGAATCAGAAAAAATTGAAAAGGACAAAGCAGTTCCCACAAAAATCACAAACGACCGTCATATTGAATTTTTTAAACCTTTAGATTATCGGGATGCAAAACCCAAAACCAATTTGGATTATCTCACAACGATGAGACCTGATGGAAACAACGTAGATATTGAAAAAGAAGTGGTGGATGCCAACCAAAACCAAATGAGTTACAGCCTTATGATTGATAGACTCAACCAAAACAACCGCCTTCTCAACATTGTGATGAGAACCAACTAA
- a CDS encoding SDR family NAD(P)-dependent oxidoreductase encodes MIYNIKDKVVLITGASGGIGAACARELYEHGAKLILTDITQSSVEILASEFSKERVLAKAMDVTDWESIKQVTSLAVSTFGKIDIVFANAGISWKESAYTIFNCDESEFEKILDVDLLGVWRTIKSTLPEIVKNKGQVVVTSSIYAFTNGMCNAPYATSKAGIEMLTRSLRAELAGKCASASVLYPGWITTPLTKGVFGGDNLTTKMREMGFPPFLRKAIPPEKVAKAFLKGLIHRKPRIIVPARWIPIQLLRGIVGIFSDWFLAKHTQIQSLLLELESRGKK; translated from the coding sequence ATGATCTATAATATCAAAGATAAGGTTGTTCTTATTACAGGTGCCTCAGGAGGGATAGGAGCGGCTTGTGCAAGAGAACTGTATGAACATGGCGCCAAACTTATATTAACAGATATTACTCAATCTTCCGTTGAAATATTGGCATCTGAATTTTCAAAAGAAAGAGTTTTAGCGAAGGCAATGGATGTAACCGATTGGGAATCAATCAAACAAGTGACAAGTCTCGCAGTTTCCACTTTCGGGAAAATTGATATAGTTTTTGCCAATGCTGGAATTTCATGGAAAGAGTCAGCGTATACAATTTTTAATTGTGATGAATCTGAATTTGAAAAGATTTTGGACGTAGATTTACTCGGTGTTTGGCGCACAATCAAATCCACTTTACCAGAGATTGTAAAAAACAAAGGCCAAGTGGTTGTTACCTCTTCCATCTATGCATTCACAAATGGAATGTGTAATGCACCTTATGCAACTTCTAAAGCAGGCATTGAAATGTTGACTCGCTCCCTCCGTGCGGAGCTTGCAGGTAAGTGCGCAAGTGCAAGCGTATTGTATCCAGGTTGGATTACAACCCCGCTCACCAAAGGTGTTTTTGGAGGAGACAACCTAACAACAAAGATGCGAGAGATGGGATTCCCACCGTTCCTAAGAAAAGCAATTCCTCCCGAAAAAGTAGCAAAAGCATTTTTGAAAGGACTGATCCACCGAAAACCAAGAATCATCGTACCTGCTCGTTGGATCCCCATCCAACTCCTCAGAGGAATTGTAGGGATTTTTTCGGATTGGTTTTTAGCAAAACACACCCAAATCCAATCCCTACTCCTCGAGTTGGAAAGCAGAGGAAAGAAATAA
- a CDS encoding RNA polymerase sigma factor: MTTANKETTILSDLFRREQVKMTAVLCRHFGLEDLDLIEDIIAETFLRAIEIWPQSGIPQNPSAWLYTVAKNIAKDGFRKRTSETKKINNIIKTNTEETQEISFEESLISDSQLAMIFAVCENTISPKSRVCLSLQILCGFSVEEIGFALHSNKEAVKKILFRAREQLRLSNFEIKDLTIEEIKLRMDSVLLTIYLLFNEGYSSKTKDSVIRFDLIKQAMNLGLSLLESKLTKTPELLALMSLFCFQASRLDSRTNIHGSIVIFTDQDKSKWDQNLIQKGNEYFLEAFTTTSRSRYHFEAAIAYWHTQEESLEKWKYILNIYDNFLEIYNSPSVFLNRVFAYSKVYGKQKALDEMKVYTNYKNRDYHSLLGYLYSNSNIDLASIHYQKAILMTKSNKEIALLEQKLKELDLKN; this comes from the coding sequence ATGACCACAGCTAACAAAGAAACAACAATTCTTTCCGATTTGTTTCGAAGAGAACAAGTTAAAATGACGGCTGTTTTATGCCGTCATTTTGGTTTGGAAGATCTAGATTTAATTGAAGATATAATTGCAGAAACATTTTTAAGAGCCATTGAAATATGGCCTCAAAGTGGAATTCCACAGAACCCATCGGCTTGGCTATACACCGTTGCCAAAAATATTGCCAAAGATGGTTTTAGAAAAAGAACATCTGAAACTAAAAAAATTAATAATATTATAAAAACCAATACTGAGGAAACCCAAGAAATTAGTTTTGAAGAAAGTTTGATTTCTGATAGCCAACTGGCTATGATTTTTGCTGTTTGCGAAAATACAATATCTCCTAAAAGTAGAGTTTGTTTGAGTCTACAAATTTTATGTGGCTTTAGTGTTGAAGAAATTGGATTTGCTCTTCACTCTAATAAAGAAGCGGTAAAAAAAATATTATTCCGTGCTCGTGAACAATTACGCCTATCAAACTTTGAAATTAAAGATCTAACAATTGAAGAAATCAAATTAAGAATGGACTCAGTCCTTTTAACAATTTACCTCCTATTTAACGAAGGTTATTCTTCAAAAACAAAAGATTCTGTGATTCGTTTCGATTTAATTAAACAAGCAATGAATCTTGGACTCTCCCTTTTGGAATCAAAGTTAACAAAAACACCAGAGTTATTAGCACTCATGTCACTTTTTTGTTTTCAGGCATCTCGGCTTGACTCTCGCACAAATATACATGGTTCTATCGTAATATTTACGGACCAAGATAAATCCAAATGGGACCAAAACCTAATACAAAAAGGGAATGAATATTTTTTAGAGGCGTTTACTACAACCTCTCGATCAAGATACCATTTTGAAGCCGCCATTGCCTATTGGCATACCCAAGAAGAGTCTTTGGAAAAATGGAAATACATTCTAAATATTTATGATAACTTTTTGGAAATTTATAATTCTCCTTCAGTATTTTTAAATAGAGTTTTTGCTTATTCAAAAGTTTACGGAAAACAAAAAGCATTGGATGAGATGAAAGTTTATACTAATTATAAAAATCGTGATTATCATTCTCTCCTTGGTTATTTATATTCCAATTCTAATATCGATTTGGCCTCAATTCATTACCAAAAGGCCATTCTAATGACAAAATCCAATAAGGAAATCGCACTCTTAGAACAAAAACTAAAAGAACTAGATTTAAAAAATTAA
- a CDS encoding YciI family protein, with protein sequence MQKVLQEWMAWMANLSAKDQLADKGNRLAITDAKTVHPGNLVTDGPYTEIKEFINGYIVVRSETLADAVEIAKGCPILKIGGNVEVRKVVTPDDHS encoded by the coding sequence ATGCAAAAAGTGCTACAAGAATGGATGGCTTGGATGGCAAATTTATCTGCCAAAGACCAATTAGCTGACAAAGGAAACCGTTTAGCAATTACCGATGCAAAAACTGTTCACCCGGGAAATTTGGTAACAGACGGTCCTTACACAGAGATTAAAGAATTTATCAATGGTTATATCGTTGTTAGATCGGAAACTCTCGCTGATGCAGTGGAAATTGCAAAAGGTTGCCCCATTTTGAAAATAGGAGGGAATGTTGAAGTTAGAAAAGTCGTAACTCCTGATGACCACAGCTAA